The genomic region GGAAAAGATATGTTATCTATTTATATTCATAATCATCCAAAAACGAAAATATTTTTCGGAAAAGCTGTTCGTTTAGGAGGAAGTCATGAATTATATAAAAATTACAACACATTTTATGGTGATTTATCTTCTATTTTAATCAAAAATATGCCTTTTTGGGCGGAAAATATTTGTCTTCCTGGTAAGAAAACAGCTTTAATGAGTGAATGGGAAACAAAACTGGAAAAAATAGTAAAAGAAACAGGATGCGAGGATGTTCGAATTTTGTTGGGTGTTTGTTCTTGGTTATTAATATTTTTAAATAAATTACTAAAAAAATTTGAAAAAAAAAGAATTAATGAAATATGGCCTAATATAGAAGTCATATTTCATGGAGGAATGAGTTTTAAACCTTATATACATCAATATCAGAATTTATTCGAAAAATCTATTAATTATTACAACATATATAGTGCTTCAGAAGGTTTTTTTGCTATTCAAGATCAAAAAAATGTTGAAGATCTTTTGCTTTTATTAAATCATGGAATTTTTTATGAATTTATTCCTGCAAAAGACATAGATAAAAAAAATCCTAAAATTATCTCCATTGAGAAAGTGGAATTGAATAAAAATTATGCATTAGTTGTTTCTACAAATGCCGGATTATGGAGATACATTGTTGGAGACACTATTAAATTTACTAATTTATCACCATATAGAATTTCTATTTCAGGAAGAACTACTCATTACATTAATTCCTTTGGAGAAGAATTAATTATTGAAAATGCGGAACAAGCTTTGAATAAAACTTGCCTAAAAACAAATTCTATTATTCATGAATATACAGCAGGACCCGTTTATATGAATCAAAAAAATTCTGGTGCTCACGAATGGATTATAGAGTTCAAAAAACATCCGAAAAATTTGTGCAATTTTAGAGATATTTTGGATAAAGAATTAAAATCTCTGAATTCAGATTATGAAATTAAACGATATAAAAATATAGTTTTGGGTCCTCCTATTATACATGTGGCTAAAAATGGATTATTTTATAATTGGTTAAAAGAAAATAAAAAATTAGGTGGACAAAATAAAATTCCTCGTTTATCTAATGATAGAAAATATATAGATTCCATTTTAAGAATGGAAAAAAATTTTTAGTAGAAATATTTTTAACTTTATATCATCATTATGACTGCAGAAAAAAAAAAAGAAATATTCAAAATATATGGAACATCTGTTTACGATACAGGTTCTTCAAAAGGACAAGTAGCCTTGTTCACTTACCGTATTAACCATTTAAGCAATCATCTTAAAAACAATAAAAAAGATTTTAATACAGAAAGAGCTTTGGTAAAATTAGTGGGTAAAAGAAAAAAATTATTAAAATATATAGAAAAACGTGACATTAATAATTATAAAAAAATAATTAAACATCTAGGATTGAGAAAATGAAATAGTATTTCTTTTCTTTAGATAGAAAAAAATAAAATATGCCAGATATAGTTAAAGAAACCATATCTCTTAAAGATGGTCGTACTATCATTATTGAAACAGGAGAGTTAGCTAGACAAGCAGATGGAGCTGCTATAGTACGTTTAGGAGATACAATGCTATTGGCTACTGTAGTTGTTTCCAAAGAAATAAAAAATGAAACAAATTTTTTCCCTTTAACAGTAGATTATAGAGAAAAATATTCGGCAGGTGGAAAAATTCCTGGCGGTTTTATAAAAAGGGAAGGAAGACCTTCCGATGAAGAAATATTAACAATGAGATTAGTAGATCGTGTTTTGAGACCTACATTTCCAGAATGGTTCAAAAACGAAATACAAATTATGATTTCTTTATTGTCATATGATAAAACGGTTTTACCGGATGGATTAGCTGGATTAGCTGCATCAACAGCTTTATCTGTAGCAGGAATTCCTTTCAACGGTCCTATATCAGAGATACGTATTATACGTTTGAAACGAAAATTTATTATTAATCCAAGTTTAGATCAATTGAAAGAAGCAGATATAGATTTGATAGTAGGAGCTTCTATTAACTCTATTATAATGATAGAAGGAGAAATGAAAGAAATAAAAGAAAGTGAATTTTTGAATACTATAATTAAAGCTCATGAAGCAATTAAACCTCAGATAGAAGCTCAAATACGTTTATCTGAAAAATTATCCAAAAATAATTTCTTTTTTTTTGAAGATCTTAAAGATCAAGAATCAAAAAAAGAAAAATTAGAAAATGAATCTTTCAAAAAAGAACTTTTTTCTTTTTCTTACGAAAAAATTGAAAAAATTTACAATAATTTTTTAGACAAAAAAACTAGGTCTATTCAAGAAAAAATAATCTTAAATAATTTCAAGAAAAAATTTTTAACAGAAGAAAAAATAGAAAAAAAAGAAACTATCATTGATCAATTTTATGAAGAAATTAAAAAAAAAGTAACTAGAAATTTGATTTTAGAAAAAGGAATTCGATTGGATGGTAGAACTAATAAACAAATCCGTACAATATGGAGTATTGTCGATTACTTACCAGGAGTCCATGGTTCTGCTCTATTTTCTAGAGGAGAAACTCAATCCCTCACAACAGTCACTTTAGGATCATCTTTAGATGCTAATAAAATAGATAATGTTGTTATGGAAAATCAGGAAAAATTTTATTTACATTACAATTTTCCACCTTTTTCAACAGGAGAAATACGTTCAATAAGAGGCGTTTCTAGACGTGAAGTTGGTCATGGTAATTTAGCTCAACGTGCATTGAAAAATATTATACCTGATAATCCATATACGATACGCGTTGTATCAGACATTTTAGAATCTAATGGATCTTCTTCTATGGCTACAGTTTGTGCTGCAAGTTTAGCTTTGATGGATGCTGGAATTTCTATTAAAAATCCAGTTTCTGGCATTGCAATGGGATTATTTATGGAAAATGAAAAAAAAATTATTATATCGGATATAATGGGTGAGGAAGACCACTTTGGAGATTTAGATTTTAAAATAACGGGGACCCAATATGGAATTACAGCATGTCAAATGGATGTCAAAAAAATACAGGGGTTAACATATGATCTTTTAAATCAAATTTTGATGCAAGCTTTAGAAGGACGCATTTTTATTTTAAAAAAAATGTTAAAAGTCTTACCAAAATATAGGGAAAAAATGAAACCTAATGCTCCAAAAATATACACTTTTAATATTCCCAAAGATTTCATTGGATCAGTTATAGGTCCGGGAGGAAAAGTGATTCAAGAAATACAATCATACACAAACACTAACATACTAATTGAAGAAAAAGGAGATTTTGGTTACATTGAAATTGTCGGTAAAGATTATGAAAAAATAGAAAAAGCTATTGACAGAATTAAACAAATTACTTTTGTTCCAGAATTAGGAAAAGTTTATAAAGCAAAAGTGAAATCTATAAAATATTTTGGAGCTTTTGTTGAAATAGCTAAAGGTGTAGAAGGATTACTACATATTTCAGAAATAAGATGGAAAAGATTGAATCATATAGAAGAAGAGTTACATATTGGTGACATTATTGATGTAAAATTTATGGGAATGGATGAAAAAAATAAAAAAATGAAACTTTCTAGAAAAGTACTTTTACCTCGTCCAGGAAAAAGGAATGATTAAAAAAAAATATGATAGAACTATGAGACAACTTAAAATTACTAAACAAGTAACAAATCGTGAATCTGAATCATTGGATAAATACCTTCATGAAATAGGAAAAATTCCATTATTAACGCCAGAAGAAGAAGTAGAATATGCTCGTAGAGCAAGAGAAGGAGATTCTTCTGCTATAGATAAACTTGTAAATGCAAATTTACGTTTTGTAGTTTCTGTTGCTAAACAATACCAAAATCAAGGATTAAGTTTATGTGATTTAATTAATGAAGGAAATTTAGGTTTGATAAAAGGAATATTACGCTTTGATGAAACAAGAGGATTTAAATGTATATCTTATGTTGTCTGGTGGATAAGACAAGCGATTTTACAAGCCATAGCTGAACAATCACGTTCTATTAGACAACCCACAAACAAATTAGCTTTACTAAATAAAATTTTAAAAACTCTTGCCCAATTAGAACAAGAATTGCAAAGAACTCCTTCTGCCAGAGAAATAGCAGAATATCTGAATATGAATGAAAAAGATGTCGAAGAATCTATCAAAAATTCAGGAAGACATGTTTCTATGGACGCACCTTTAATAGAAGGAGAAGATTCCAATCTATATGATTTGGTAAGATCCGATGAATCTCCTCGTCCAGACGAACATTTGGAAAAAGAATCTCTCCGTAAAGACATCAAAAGAATTTTAGAAACCTTAAGCGAAAGAGAACGTCGTGTTATTATTTTACATTTTGGATTAAATGGATCTCCTCCAATGACTTTAGAAGAAGTCGGACAATCTTGCGATTTAACAAGAGAAAGAGTAAGACAAATAGAAAGCATTGCCCTAAAAAGACTCAAACATTCTTCTAGAAGCAAAATTCTTAAACCTTATTTAGGTTAACACGACCTCGAAGGGATTCGAACCCATAACCTTCTGATCCGTAGTCAGATGCTCTATCCGATTAAGCTACGAGGCCTATAAAAAAACAAA from Blattabacterium cuenoti harbors:
- a CDS encoding sigma-70 family RNA polymerase sigma factor, which codes for MRQLKITKQVTNRESESLDKYLHEIGKIPLLTPEEEVEYARRAREGDSSAIDKLVNANLRFVVSVAKQYQNQGLSLCDLINEGNLGLIKGILRFDETRGFKCISYVVWWIRQAILQAIAEQSRSIRQPTNKLALLNKILKTLAQLEQELQRTPSAREIAEYLNMNEKDVEESIKNSGRHVSMDAPLIEGEDSNLYDLVRSDESPRPDEHLEKESLRKDIKRILETLSERERRVIILHFGLNGSPPMTLEEVGQSCDLTRERVRQIESIALKRLKHSSRSKILKPYLG
- the rpsO gene encoding 30S ribosomal protein S15, which gives rise to MTAEKKKEIFKIYGTSVYDTGSSKGQVALFTYRINHLSNHLKNNKKDFNTERALVKLVGKRKKLLKYIEKRDINNYKKIIKHLGLRK
- a CDS encoding GH3 auxin-responsive promoter family protein, with the protein product MIKYLSGYLTSAFLKKRIKNIEFFMRYPIEIQNQLIHQLILYAKDTEFGKKYGFRDIKKYQQFSERIPICKYADLKSVIKRIRRGEKNILWPGTVKWFARSSGTTNTKSKYIPVTKLSMNECHYKAGKDMLSIYIHNHPKTKIFFGKAVRLGGSHELYKNYNTFYGDLSSILIKNMPFWAENICLPGKKTALMSEWETKLEKIVKETGCEDVRILLGVCSWLLIFLNKLLKKFEKKRINEIWPNIEVIFHGGMSFKPYIHQYQNLFEKSINYYNIYSASEGFFAIQDQKNVEDLLLLLNHGIFYEFIPAKDIDKKNPKIISIEKVELNKNYALVVSTNAGLWRYIVGDTIKFTNLSPYRISISGRTTHYINSFGEELIIENAEQALNKTCLKTNSIIHEYTAGPVYMNQKNSGAHEWIIEFKKHPKNLCNFRDILDKELKSLNSDYEIKRYKNIVLGPPIIHVAKNGLFYNWLKENKKLGGQNKIPRLSNDRKYIDSILRMEKNF
- the pnp gene encoding polyribonucleotide nucleotidyltransferase, whose amino-acid sequence is MPDIVKETISLKDGRTIIIETGELARQADGAAIVRLGDTMLLATVVVSKEIKNETNFFPLTVDYREKYSAGGKIPGGFIKREGRPSDEEILTMRLVDRVLRPTFPEWFKNEIQIMISLLSYDKTVLPDGLAGLAASTALSVAGIPFNGPISEIRIIRLKRKFIINPSLDQLKEADIDLIVGASINSIIMIEGEMKEIKESEFLNTIIKAHEAIKPQIEAQIRLSEKLSKNNFFFFEDLKDQESKKEKLENESFKKELFSFSYEKIEKIYNNFLDKKTRSIQEKIILNNFKKKFLTEEKIEKKETIIDQFYEEIKKKVTRNLILEKGIRLDGRTNKQIRTIWSIVDYLPGVHGSALFSRGETQSLTTVTLGSSLDANKIDNVVMENQEKFYLHYNFPPFSTGEIRSIRGVSRREVGHGNLAQRALKNIIPDNPYTIRVVSDILESNGSSSMATVCAASLALMDAGISIKNPVSGIAMGLFMENEKKIIISDIMGEEDHFGDLDFKITGTQYGITACQMDVKKIQGLTYDLLNQILMQALEGRIFILKKMLKVLPKYREKMKPNAPKIYTFNIPKDFIGSVIGPGGKVIQEIQSYTNTNILIEEKGDFGYIEIVGKDYEKIEKAIDRIKQITFVPELGKVYKAKVKSIKYFGAFVEIAKGVEGLLHISEIRWKRLNHIEEELHIGDIIDVKFMGMDEKNKKMKLSRKVLLPRPGKRND